In the genome of Gemmatimonadaceae bacterium, one region contains:
- a CDS encoding dihydrolipoamide acetyltransferase family protein, whose product MARVDVIMPQMGESIVEGTLSRWLKKAGDEVKRDEPIFEISTDKVDAEIPSPVAGVLAEILVKEGETVAVQTVVAKIETEKGAAVPAATPEAEPAGAATAAAKASPTQADVPQSASPAPAPISAPPAQSGTPGRAPAGNGSSFEERVQTRSSPLVRKIAAEHGVDLAALRGRGSGIAGRVTKKDILGYIESGPPAGAGAAPTMHAPGGAAPHGPAATAWPGDVVEPMSKMRALISEHMGVSRRTSAHVTSFMEMDLTRVGKIRAKKKAEFKEATGQNLTYLPFVIASVVDGLKKFPVLNSSVSGNNVIYRKQYNIAIAVALDWGLIVPVIKRADNLSIAGLTRALNDLAARARAKRLSPEEVQDGTFTITNPGVYGSLMGTPIINQPQVAILGVGAIEKRPKVIEGPDGDDVLAIRTCAYFSLSFDHRIIDGAVADQFLAHVKSVLENFSEAGV is encoded by the coding sequence GTGGCCCGTGTTGACGTGATAATGCCTCAGATGGGCGAGTCGATCGTGGAGGGAACCCTCTCCCGGTGGCTCAAGAAAGCCGGCGACGAAGTCAAGCGTGACGAGCCGATCTTCGAGATATCGACCGACAAGGTTGACGCCGAGATTCCGTCTCCCGTCGCGGGAGTGCTGGCGGAGATCCTCGTGAAGGAAGGTGAGACGGTCGCGGTGCAGACCGTCGTGGCGAAGATCGAGACGGAGAAGGGCGCGGCCGTGCCCGCCGCCACGCCGGAGGCGGAGCCCGCGGGTGCCGCTACCGCGGCGGCCAAGGCGTCGCCGACGCAGGCCGACGTGCCGCAGAGCGCCAGCCCGGCGCCGGCCCCCATCAGCGCGCCGCCGGCGCAGAGCGGGACACCGGGTCGGGCTCCGGCCGGCAACGGCTCCTCGTTCGAGGAGCGGGTGCAGACGCGGTCCTCGCCACTCGTGCGCAAGATCGCGGCGGAGCACGGAGTCGATCTCGCCGCGCTGCGCGGGCGGGGCAGCGGGATCGCCGGCCGCGTGACCAAGAAGGACATCCTCGGCTACATCGAGTCCGGCCCGCCGGCGGGAGCGGGAGCCGCCCCCACGATGCACGCGCCCGGCGGCGCGGCGCCGCACGGTCCGGCGGCCACGGCGTGGCCCGGCGACGTCGTCGAGCCGATGAGCAAGATGCGCGCGCTGATCAGCGAGCACATGGGCGTGTCGCGCCGGACCTCGGCGCACGTCACGTCGTTCATGGAGATGGATCTCACGCGGGTGGGGAAGATCCGCGCGAAGAAGAAGGCGGAGTTCAAGGAAGCGACCGGACAGAACCTCACCTACCTGCCGTTCGTGATCGCGAGCGTGGTGGACGGGCTCAAGAAGTTCCCGGTGCTCAACTCGTCGGTCTCGGGCAACAACGTCATCTACCGGAAGCAGTACAACATCGCGATCGCGGTGGCGCTCGACTGGGGGCTCATCGTTCCGGTCATCAAGCGGGCGGACAACCTCTCGATAGCGGGCCTGACGCGCGCGCTCAACGATCTCGCCGCGCGGGCGCGCGCCAAGCGGCTGTCGCCGGAGGAAGTGCAGGACGGGACCTTCACCATCACCAACCCGGGCGTGTACGGCTCGCTCATGGGGACGCCGATCATCAACCAGCCGCAGGTGGCGATCCTCGGCGTCGGCGCGATCGAGAAGCGGCCGAAGGTCATTGAAGGCCCCGACGGCGACGACGTGCTCGCGATCAGAACGTGCGCCTATTTCTCGCTGTCGTTCGACCACCGGATCATTGACGGCGCCGTGGCGGACCAGTTCCTGGCGCACGTGAAGTCGGTGCTGGAGAACTTCAGCGAGGCCGGAGTGTAG
- a CDS encoding transketolase C-terminal domain-containing protein, with the protein MRAASTGTSSGSSPSCGGRPTPGTGCAPRIDGDSRGLSVEVIDLRTLLPLDDDAIVATVKKTNRILVVHEDTRTGGIAGEITARINELAFEWLDAPVLRVTAADVPLPYAPSLEDCVLPQTADIVRGIRRLAAY; encoded by the coding sequence GTGAGAGCCGCCTCGACCGGAACGTCAAGCGGTTCTTCACCGAGCTGCGGCGGACGGCCGACCCCAGGCACAGGCTGCGCGCCGCGTATTGATGGCGACTCGCGCGGGCTGTCGGTGGAGGTGATCGATCTCCGCACGCTGCTCCCGCTCGACGACGACGCCATCGTCGCGACGGTGAAAAAGACGAACCGGATTCTGGTCGTGCACGAGGACACGCGGACTGGAGGGATCGCGGGAGAGATAACGGCCCGGATCAACGAGCTGGCGTTCGAGTGGCTGGACGCCCCGGTGCTCAGAGTTACGGCCGCCGACGTGCCGTTGCCGTACGCTCCGTCGCTGGAGGACTGTGTTCTCCCGCAGACCGCGGATATTGTAAGGGGGATTCGCCGGCTGGCCGCCTACTGA
- a CDS encoding inositol-3-phosphate synthase, with the protein MSDSIPGNNPGGVKPAGGKLGVLTVGLGAVSTTFMAGVESVRRGHSRPIGSLTQMATIRLGKRTEARAPLIRDFVPLAELDDLVFGAWDPIPDDALTAAKKAGVLDERDLAPVAEFLSAIKPMPAAFETKYVARIQGTNLKQGKSKRDLAEQIRQDIRDFIARNGLDRAVIVWCASTEIFILPGPQHATIAEFEKAMERNDDAIAPSMLYAWAAIMEGVPFCNGAPNLCVDTLALIDLAQRKGVPISGKDFKTGQTWLKTVVAPALKARMLGLAGWYSTNILGNRDGEVLDDPASFKTKEESKLSVLHTILQPEVYPDLYKNFSHVVRINYYPPRGDNKEGWDNIDIFGWMNYPMQIKINFLCRDSILAAPLVLDLALLSDFAQRAGMKGIQEWLSFYYKSPMAAPGLQPEHDLFIQQTKLKNTLRHLMGEEQITHLGLEYYT; encoded by the coding sequence GTGTCTGATTCGATTCCCGGCAACAACCCGGGCGGCGTCAAGCCGGCCGGAGGCAAGCTCGGCGTACTGACCGTCGGGCTGGGGGCTGTATCCACCACGTTCATGGCCGGCGTGGAGAGCGTACGCCGCGGCCACTCGCGCCCGATCGGCTCGCTGACGCAGATGGCGACGATCCGTCTCGGCAAGCGCACTGAGGCACGCGCGCCGCTGATCAGGGATTTCGTCCCGCTGGCGGAGCTCGACGACCTGGTGTTCGGCGCGTGGGACCCCATCCCGGACGACGCGCTGACCGCGGCGAAAAAGGCGGGCGTCCTCGATGAGCGGGACCTCGCGCCGGTCGCGGAGTTCCTCTCCGCCATCAAGCCGATGCCGGCCGCGTTCGAGACCAAATACGTGGCCAGGATACAGGGGACCAACCTCAAGCAGGGCAAGTCCAAGCGCGATCTCGCCGAGCAGATCCGGCAGGACATCCGTGATTTCATCGCGCGGAACGGGCTGGATCGCGCGGTCATAGTGTGGTGCGCCTCCACCGAGATCTTCATCCTGCCGGGACCTCAGCACGCGACGATCGCCGAGTTCGAAAAGGCGATGGAGCGGAACGACGACGCGATCGCGCCGTCGATGCTGTACGCCTGGGCCGCGATCATGGAGGGCGTGCCGTTCTGCAACGGTGCTCCCAACCTGTGCGTCGACACGCTGGCGCTGATCGATCTCGCGCAGCGGAAGGGAGTTCCCATCTCCGGCAAGGACTTCAAGACCGGCCAGACGTGGCTCAAGACGGTGGTAGCGCCGGCGCTCAAGGCGCGCATGCTGGGCCTCGCCGGGTGGTACTCGACCAACATCCTGGGGAATCGTGACGGCGAGGTGCTGGACGACCCCGCGTCGTTCAAGACCAAGGAGGAGTCCAAGCTGAGCGTGCTGCACACGATCCTGCAGCCCGAGGTCTACCCCGATCTGTACAAGAACTTTTCGCATGTCGTGCGCATCAACTACTACCCCCCTCGCGGCGACAACAAGGAAGGCTGGGACAACATCGACATCTTCGGGTGGATGAACTATCCGATGCAGATCAAGATCAACTTCCTCTGCCGGGACTCGATCCTCGCGGCACCACTCGTGCTGGACCTGGCGTTGCTGTCCGATTTCGCGCAGCGGGCCGGAATGAAGGGAATTCAGGAGTGGCTGTCGTTCTACTACAAGAGCCCGATGGCCGCGCCCGGTCTGCAGCCGGAGCACGACCTGTTCATCCAGCAGACCAAGCTGAAGAACACGCTGCGCCACCTGATGGGCGAGGAGCAGATCACGCACCTGGGATTGGAGTACTACACATGA
- a CDS encoding CDP-alcohol phosphatidyltransferase family protein: protein MRSLWEGIKEGYLRLLDPVAGALARAGVSPNALTTLGAVFTVGAAVAFGFGHIMLGGWVLSLTALFDVLDGRVARRANRATVFGAFYDSTLDRVGDGALMAGLTMFYATSPRFSSVPLMVVCLVGMIGTFIISYTRARAEALGLDAKVGFLQRPERFVLLSAPQALFGLVLGGKVLAGIVILLAVAAWITAVQRILFVRTLTTTEEIPRIHVVGENNTPVGQQATRRAHS from the coding sequence ATGAGATCATTGTGGGAGGGGATCAAAGAGGGGTATCTGCGACTCCTCGATCCCGTTGCTGGAGCTCTGGCGCGGGCGGGCGTCAGCCCCAACGCGCTGACCACGCTCGGCGCCGTCTTCACGGTCGGGGCGGCGGTCGCGTTCGGCTTCGGCCACATCATGCTCGGCGGCTGGGTGCTCAGCCTCACGGCCCTGTTCGACGTGCTCGACGGGCGCGTCGCCCGGCGCGCCAACCGGGCCACGGTGTTCGGCGCGTTCTACGACTCCACGCTCGACAGAGTCGGCGACGGAGCGTTGATGGCCGGGCTCACGATGTTCTACGCTACGAGCCCGCGCTTTTCCAGCGTTCCGCTGATGGTCGTGTGCCTGGTCGGCATGATCGGGACGTTCATCATCTCCTACACCCGCGCCCGCGCGGAAGCGCTGGGGCTCGACGCCAAGGTCGGATTTCTCCAGCGCCCCGAGCGGTTCGTGCTCCTCTCAGCGCCGCAGGCGCTGTTCGGCCTGGTGCTCGGCGGCAAGGTGCTCGCCGGCATCGTCATCCTGCTGGCCGTCGCGGCCTGGATCACGGCGGTGCAGCGAATACTGTTCGTGCGCACGCTCACGACGACGGAAGAGATTCCGCGGATTCACGTCGTCGGCGAGAACAACACGCCCGTCGGCCAGCAGGCCACGCGGCGCGCTCATTCTTAA
- a CDS encoding DUF1343 domain-containing protein, translating to MAPFTLFDPVPPMSVPQSARLVLLLPLLAGCTVTHKPIDPTHELARAKVIPGITVLLQDSIGLIRGKRVGVIANQTSIDERRRNLVDLLSSDSRARQAGVRLVAVFAPEHGIRGTEDRTDLPDYVDPRTGVRIYSLYRATTTAPPDSVVRQLDAIVFDLQDVGTRTWTYVGAMVYAMRSAARHGKPFIVLDRPNPLTGFYSEGPMLDSALANADTAMPGRPARAYALHPMPLRHGLTMGEMALYYNQELGIGADLHVVPMRGWSRDLWFDRTDLPWVNPSPAIVSLQSALLYPSLVAFERTRLSVGRGTDAPFQRFGAPWMKVREVLDLLAQRPIRGIRFEAETFVPRAPTDGKYGGVRVPGIRMWITNRNQVQPSRIGANVLWALARTSPDSLRIDSLGFDLRFGDPDMRRALVSGEEDPDGLLDRELASVFEFRDRARPHFLYR from the coding sequence ATGGCGCCTTTCACCCTCTTCGACCCCGTACCGCCGATGTCAGTTCCACAGTCAGCCCGTCTGGTCCTCCTGCTCCCGCTCCTGGCCGGGTGCACCGTCACGCACAAGCCGATCGACCCCACCCACGAGCTGGCGCGCGCCAAAGTGATCCCGGGGATCACCGTGCTGCTGCAGGACAGCATCGGCTTGATCAGGGGCAAGCGGGTAGGCGTCATCGCGAACCAGACGTCGATCGACGAGCGCCGGCGGAATCTCGTGGACCTGCTCTCGAGCGACTCGCGCGCGCGGCAAGCGGGCGTGCGGCTGGTCGCCGTTTTCGCTCCGGAGCACGGGATCCGCGGGACCGAGGACAGGACCGACCTCCCCGACTACGTGGATCCGAGAACCGGTGTCCGGATCTACTCGCTGTACCGGGCGACGACGACGGCACCGCCCGACAGTGTGGTCCGGCAGCTCGACGCGATCGTCTTCGACTTGCAGGACGTCGGCACGAGGACCTGGACGTACGTCGGCGCGATGGTGTACGCGATGCGCTCGGCGGCCCGGCACGGGAAGCCCTTCATCGTGCTCGACCGTCCGAACCCGCTGACCGGATTCTACAGCGAGGGCCCGATGCTCGACTCGGCCCTGGCCAACGCCGACACGGCGATGCCCGGCCGGCCGGCGCGGGCGTACGCGCTGCATCCGATGCCGCTGCGGCACGGGCTCACCATGGGCGAGATGGCCTTGTATTACAACCAGGAGCTGGGCATCGGCGCCGACCTGCACGTGGTCCCGATGCGCGGCTGGAGCCGCGACCTGTGGTTCGATAGAACCGATCTGCCGTGGGTGAACCCGTCGCCGGCGATCGTGTCGCTGCAAAGCGCGCTGCTGTATCCGTCGCTGGTGGCATTCGAGCGAACGCGGCTGTCGGTCGGCCGCGGTACCGACGCGCCGTTTCAGCGGTTCGGCGCTCCGTGGATGAAGGTGCGCGAGGTACTCGATCTGCTCGCGCAGCGGCCCATCCGCGGCATCCGGTTCGAGGCGGAGACGTTCGTTCCCCGCGCGCCGACGGACGGGAAGTACGGCGGCGTGCGAGTACCCGGGATCCGCATGTGGATCACGAATCGGAACCAGGTGCAGCCGTCGCGCATCGGCGCCAACGTTCTCTGGGCGCTGGCGCGGACGTCGCCGGACTCGCTGCGCATAGACTCACTGGGGTTCGACCTGCGCTTCGGCGACCCGGACATGCGTCGCGCGCTGGTCAGCGGAGAGGAGGATCCCGACGGCCTGCTGGACCGCGAGCTGGCCAGCGTGTTCGAGTTCAGGGACCGCGCCCGGCCGCACTTCCTGTATCGCTAG
- the erpA gene encoding iron-sulfur cluster insertion protein ErpA: MSVSSQPEIALVITPVAAVEVKRFIETEGVSPAEGGLRVSVQPGGCSGFKYSLLIEDKRAEDDVVLEQDGFNVFVDPFSAQYLSGITIDYVSSMQGSGFTFKNPNATGGCGCGSSFSA; the protein is encoded by the coding sequence ATGTCCGTTTCGTCCCAGCCGGAAATCGCGCTCGTCATCACGCCCGTCGCGGCGGTCGAGGTCAAGCGCTTCATAGAAACCGAAGGCGTCAGCCCTGCAGAGGGCGGGTTGCGCGTGTCCGTTCAGCCGGGCGGGTGCAGCGGCTTCAAGTACAGCCTGCTGATCGAGGACAAGCGCGCCGAGGACGATGTCGTCCTCGAGCAGGATGGCTTCAACGTGTTCGTCGATCCCTTCTCCGCCCAGTACCTCAGCGGAATCACGATCGATTACGTGTCGTCGATGCAGGGCTCCGGTTTCACCTTCAAGAACCCCAACGCGACCGGCGGCTGCGGCTGCGGCAGCTCTTTCTCCGCATAA
- a CDS encoding sodium:solute symporter: MTSAFTALDLFVLVAYLGGTTWLGIWLGRGQKDAKDYFIAGQQIPWWAILFSVVATETSALTFISIPGVAYLGNFGFLQVAAGYLVGRIIVAYTLLPRYYQGELVTAYTLLERRFGLHTRRFASVTFMVTRGFGDSVRIFATAIPIAIIIGPALPAGWTRPVSILVLGVLTLIYTYHGGMRAVVWTDVVQTVVYLLGGIGAVYLIGQGVDGGWSAVFAQAGDAGKLRGIDLYTGFDRPHTLFAGLIGGAFLSMASHGADQLIVQRLLASTTLRDARKALIGSGIAVFLQFSLFLTIGIGLWAFFGTREFAAPDAIFPTFIVENMPPGMTGLVIAAILAAAMSSLSGSINSLGAATTHDLYLPLSKRRADDPATLRVGKLFSLAWGLALLTGSLLYREQGTPVVIVALSIASFTYGALLGGFFLGILWRRAIQRDAILGMATGIIVMTFVVFSRQLGPLLPGIGGTLASFSTIAWPWYVLIGTTVTMATGILSSLTHAEPAPRAP; the protein is encoded by the coding sequence TTGACCAGCGCATTCACCGCCCTCGATCTGTTTGTGCTGGTGGCGTATCTCGGCGGCACCACCTGGCTCGGCATCTGGCTCGGCCGCGGCCAGAAGGACGCGAAGGATTACTTCATCGCCGGCCAGCAGATCCCGTGGTGGGCGATCCTCTTCTCGGTCGTCGCCACCGAGACCAGCGCGCTGACTTTCATCAGCATCCCCGGAGTCGCTTACCTCGGGAACTTCGGCTTCCTCCAGGTCGCGGCCGGATACCTGGTCGGACGGATCATCGTCGCGTACACGCTGCTGCCGCGGTACTACCAGGGCGAGCTCGTCACCGCCTATACGCTGTTGGAGCGGAGGTTCGGCCTGCACACGCGGCGGTTCGCGTCGGTCACCTTCATGGTCACGCGCGGCTTCGGTGATTCGGTGCGCATCTTCGCCACGGCGATACCGATCGCGATCATCATCGGTCCGGCGTTGCCGGCGGGCTGGACGCGGCCCGTTTCCATCCTCGTGCTCGGCGTGCTGACGCTCATCTACACGTATCACGGCGGGATGCGCGCCGTAGTCTGGACGGACGTTGTGCAGACAGTGGTGTACCTCCTCGGCGGCATCGGCGCGGTGTACCTCATCGGGCAGGGCGTGGACGGCGGCTGGAGCGCGGTCTTCGCGCAGGCGGGCGACGCCGGAAAGCTGCGCGGAATAGATCTGTACACCGGCTTCGACCGGCCCCACACGCTCTTTGCCGGCTTGATAGGCGGCGCGTTTCTGTCCATGGCTTCACACGGCGCGGATCAGCTGATCGTGCAGCGCCTGCTGGCCTCCACGACGCTGCGCGACGCGCGTAAGGCGCTCATCGGAAGCGGCATCGCTGTGTTCCTGCAGTTCTCCCTCTTCCTGACCATCGGGATCGGGCTGTGGGCTTTCTTCGGAACGCGCGAATTCGCCGCGCCCGACGCGATCTTCCCGACCTTCATCGTCGAGAACATGCCGCCGGGTATGACCGGGCTGGTGATCGCGGCGATTCTCGCGGCCGCCATGAGCAGCCTGTCCGGATCGATCAACTCGCTCGGCGCCGCTACGACCCACGATCTCTACCTGCCCCTCTCGAAGCGGCGCGCCGACGACCCCGCGACGCTCCGCGTCGGCAAGCTGTTCTCGCTGGCGTGGGGTCTCGCGCTGCTCACGGGATCGCTGCTGTATCGCGAGCAGGGCACGCCGGTCGTCATCGTCGCGCTCTCGATCGCCTCGTTCACCTACGGCGCGCTGCTGGGCGGGTTCTTCCTCGGGATACTCTGGCGCCGGGCGATTCAGCGTGACGCCATTCTCGGCATGGCCACTGGAATAATCGTCATGACGTTCGTCGTCTTCTCGCGGCAGCTCGGTCCCCTGCTTCCCGGGATCGGCGGAACGCTCGCGTCGTTCTCCACGATCGCGTGGCCCTGGTACGTGCTCATCGGCACCACCGTGACCATGGCCACCGGTATCCTGTCGTCGCTGACGCACGCGGAGCCTGCGCCGCGCGCCCCATGA
- a CDS encoding BadF/BadG/BcrA/BcrD ATPase family protein — protein MSRLVAGVDGGGTKTHVIVVRADGSVVAEGEGPGSAVAPGHAPESARVIASTVAAALEKIGDGDRALSLLLVGVAGVGRKDERENLAAALEDLDVAEDVIVETDAEIALEDAFNGGPGIILIAGTGSIAHGRGPTGARARCGGWGPKLGDEGSGAWIGRRALGIVAAAHDGREPPTALTGAILTAAQLNEPEELIPWAAAADPRTLAALAPTVFSTAATDPRAKSLVDLAAEELVLHVRALAQRLFGDERADIELAFAGGLMKKGSPLRKRVEHRLKSAVPGAHVHVDAIVGARGAVKLAMRGSVRA, from the coding sequence ATGAGCAGGCTGGTCGCGGGCGTGGATGGCGGCGGGACGAAGACGCACGTCATCGTCGTGCGCGCCGACGGCTCGGTGGTGGCCGAGGGCGAGGGTCCAGGATCGGCCGTTGCCCCGGGACACGCGCCGGAGTCGGCGCGGGTGATCGCTAGCACCGTGGCCGCCGCGCTCGAGAAGATCGGAGACGGCGACAGAGCGCTGTCGCTGCTGCTGGTCGGGGTCGCCGGCGTAGGACGGAAGGACGAGCGCGAGAATCTCGCGGCCGCGCTGGAAGATCTGGACGTCGCCGAGGACGTGATCGTCGAGACGGACGCGGAGATCGCGCTGGAGGATGCGTTCAACGGCGGCCCGGGGATAATCCTCATCGCCGGCACGGGCTCGATCGCGCACGGCCGCGGGCCGACGGGAGCGCGCGCGCGCTGCGGCGGCTGGGGTCCGAAGCTCGGCGACGAGGGCAGCGGTGCGTGGATCGGAAGGCGCGCGCTCGGCATCGTCGCGGCCGCGCACGACGGGCGCGAGCCGCCCACGGCGCTGACTGGCGCCATCCTCACCGCCGCGCAGCTGAACGAGCCGGAGGAGCTGATTCCCTGGGCCGCGGCCGCCGACCCCAGGACGCTCGCGGCGCTCGCACCGACCGTCTTCTCGACGGCGGCCACCGATCCCCGCGCAAAATCGCTCGTCGATCTCGCGGCGGAAGAGCTCGTGCTCCACGTCCGCGCGCTAGCTCAGCGGCTATTCGGCGACGAGCGCGCCGACATCGAGCTGGCGTTCGCTGGCGGGCTGATGAAGAAGGGGTCGCCACTGCGGAAGCGGGTGGAGCACCGGCTGAAGTCAGCGGTGCCGGGGGCTCATGTGCATGTTGATGCGATTGTCGGCGCGAGGGGGGCGGTTAAGCTCGCGATGCGGGGATCTGTCAGGGCGTAA
- a CDS encoding dicarboxylate/amino acid:cation symporter → MSEPVGGNGRRMKLHTKILLGLAIGAAFGVAANLMLGADHPTVEWINKYLAGPIGQIFLRMLFMIVMPLVFASIALGVAGLGDIRNVGRVGGKTLAYFLVTTALAATLGIILVSAIRPGSRLDPTVRSELLATYAGDAATKVEASQAGGFGIETLVNIVTRNPLKSAVDMDMLGVIFFGLMFGAALTMIKPESAKPMMTWLQAIQDIVIKIVEIAMRLAPYGVAGLIFGVTSRFGFALLIPLGNYVGVVIGALILHTAITLSLIVRFGAGLSPLVFFSRIRSSIVTAFSTSSSAATLPTNLAVAEQNLGIPRHVAGFVLPLGNTMCMNGTSLFEGITVIFLAEVFGITFTIPQMAVVMAMSVITAVGAAGVPGGSIPLLVGILAMFGVPGEGIALVLGIDRILDMSRTTVNIIGDLSATCVIARSEGVWSAADVPAVVGEMEREAKLDESPDWPKPAA, encoded by the coding sequence ATGAGCGAACCGGTCGGCGGCAACGGACGCCGCATGAAGCTGCACACCAAGATCCTGCTGGGCCTGGCGATCGGAGCGGCGTTCGGCGTCGCCGCCAATCTGATGCTCGGCGCGGACCATCCCACCGTCGAGTGGATCAACAAGTATCTCGCGGGACCGATCGGCCAGATCTTCCTGCGGATGCTGTTCATGATCGTCATGCCGCTGGTGTTCGCGTCCATCGCGCTCGGCGTGGCGGGTTTGGGCGACATTCGCAACGTCGGCCGCGTGGGCGGAAAGACGCTGGCGTACTTCCTCGTCACAACGGCGCTGGCCGCGACGCTGGGAATCATTCTGGTCAGCGCGATCCGCCCGGGCAGCCGGCTGGATCCCACCGTTCGCTCGGAGCTGCTCGCCACGTACGCCGGCGACGCGGCGACCAAGGTCGAGGCGTCGCAGGCGGGCGGGTTCGGGATCGAGACGCTGGTGAACATCGTGACCCGCAATCCGCTCAAGTCCGCGGTGGACATGGACATGCTGGGCGTGATCTTCTTCGGGCTGATGTTCGGCGCCGCCCTCACGATGATCAAGCCCGAGAGCGCCAAGCCGATGATGACCTGGCTGCAGGCGATCCAGGACATCGTGATCAAGATCGTGGAGATCGCGATGCGGCTGGCGCCGTACGGCGTCGCCGGCCTGATCTTCGGCGTGACGTCGCGCTTCGGCTTCGCCCTGCTGATTCCGCTCGGCAACTACGTGGGAGTCGTGATCGGCGCGCTGATCCTGCATACGGCCATCACGCTGTCGCTGATAGTCCGGTTCGGCGCGGGACTGTCGCCGCTGGTGTTCTTCTCGCGCATACGCTCGTCCATCGTGACGGCGTTCTCCACGAGCTCGAGCGCGGCGACGCTGCCGACGAACCTCGCCGTGGCCGAGCAGAACCTCGGAATCCCGCGGCACGTCGCGGGCTTCGTGCTCCCGCTGGGCAACACGATGTGCATGAACGGCACGTCGCTGTTCGAGGGGATCACGGTCATCTTCCTGGCGGAGGTGTTCGGGATCACGTTCACGATCCCGCAGATGGCGGTGGTGATGGCCATGTCGGTGATCACGGCCGTGGGCGCGGCGGGGGTGCCGGGCGGGTCGATCCCGCTGCTCGTCGGCATCCTGGCGATGTTCGGCGTGCCCGGCGAGGGGATCGCGCTGGTGCTCGGAATAGACCGGATCCTCGACATGTCGCGGACCACGGTGAACATCATCGGGGACCTGAGCGCGACGTGCGTGATAGCCCGGTCCGAGGGCGTGTGGTCTGCAGCCGACGTCCCGGCGGTGGTCGGGGAGATGGAGCGGGAGGCCAAGCTGGATGAGAGTCCGGACTGGCCGAAACCGGCGGCGTGA